The Agromyces mariniharenae sequence CTCCTTGAGTCGCGCCTCCTCGAGCACCGCGATCGCACGCTCGGTGGTGCCCTTCGGGCTCGTCACGCGGCGGCGCAGCTCGGCCGGGTCGTACTCGGATGCCGCGAGCAGCTCGCTCGCGCCCCGGAACGTGCCCTCCACCATGAGCGCCGCCTGCTCGGGTGTGAATCCCTTGTCGATCGCGGTCGCCGTGAGCTGCTCGATGAGGAAGAAGACGTACGCGGGCCCCGACCCCGAGATCGTCGAGAGCGCGTCGATCTGCTCCTCGGGCACGACGATCACGTCGCCCACCGTCTCGAAGAGGGCCACCGCGAGCGCGAGGTCGTCGTCGGTCGAACGGGTGCCCGCCGCGACGCCCGTCACGGCTCGGCCGACGACGGCCGGCGTGTTCGGCATCGAGCGGATGACCGCGACCGACTCGGGCAGCAGCGACTCGTACGTCGCGACCGTCACGCCCGCCGCGACCGAGACCACCACGGTGCCGGGGTCGAGCGCGTCGGCGATCTCGCGCAGCAGGTCGGGCACCATCGCGGGCTTGACGGCGACCACCACGACCTT is a genomic window containing:
- the proC gene encoding pyrroline-5-carboxylate reductase; translated protein: MSADAPVKLPSIAFLGAGSMARAILAGLLQPGIEIEGGIRATNRSRERADELDGLPGVTSYATETDATANRSAVAGAKVVVVAVKPAMVPDLLREIADALDPGTVVVSVAAGVTVATYESLLPESVAVIRSMPNTPAVVGRAVTGVAAGTRSTDDDLALAVALFETVGDVIVVPEEQIDALSTISGSGPAYVFFLIEQLTATAIDKGFTPEQAALMVEGTFRGASELLAASEYDPAELRRRVTSPKGTTERAIAVLEEARLKEVFDRATDAALARARELAAGA